In the genome of Brachypodium distachyon strain Bd21 chromosome 3, Brachypodium_distachyon_v3.0, whole genome shotgun sequence, the window TCCAAGTATTAATTTTGACCTGTCGTGTTCAGTAATGTGGTCTTTTGGTTAATTAGCACCAGCATTGATCAAAGTAATGTACCCCAGCAGCTTATATGTCGACATTAATTGTACCTTTCCATTCTTAGGTTTTTCTCAAAAAGACAAAGGAAACCATACTGTTTATCATGTCAGGAGGATCAACTAGATCTTCCACGTCATCCGGACGAATTAGCTCTACGACGTTGTCAGATTTGAAGGACCTGGAACTTTCTCCAGAGTCTGGCTGCTTGTCCATTGTTGTTCTAGGTGCTTCTGGGGACCTTGCTAAGAAGAAAACTTTCCCGGCACTCTTTAACCTTTTTCAGCAGGTAACTCCAGCATAACTAGCAATTCTTGGTAGAATTATCAAAACTTCCAAAGACTTGTGATGCAAAGGGGATAAACTAGTGCACAAACTTGATTGGCTTGTGTCGAGGCACCTAGGTTGCACCCAAGTGCACACTGCACAGATATAGAAATAATTGAACATCATAGTATAATGTACTGCATATCATTCTAGTACATAATGTCTTGTCTTCAATCTCAGGTCGGCACATATTCACAGTTACATATTTCTGAATCTCACACTCTAATATTGATAGGGATTTCTACAATCTGGAGAAGTCCATATATTTGGGTATGCAAGATCAAATATCTCTGATGATGGATTAAGGGAACGCATTCGTGGGTAAGATCCACATTCCTAGAGCTAATATCCTGATTTTGTGTACAAATAAATTGGTATATATGTTTTGTATGATTGAAGTGCTGattccattaaaaaaatctgCATCTGAATATCACCCTTCTATTTGCAGATACCTAAAAGGAGCCTCAGAAGAACATCTTTCACAATTTCTGAAATTAGTAAGTTGCTGATATTATAAATAACTCATGTTGTGTTTAACTTATATAACCGTACTGCATTTTCGCTGCAGATTAAATATGTTAGTGGTTCGTATGATAGTAGCGAAGGATTTGAATTGCTGAACAAGGCAATCTCATGGAATGAAACATCAGAGAAAAACCAACCAGGAAACTACCGTAGGCTATTTTATTTGGCATTGCCACCTTCAGTCTATCCTTCAGTATGCAAAATGATAAGAACATATTGCATGGCTCCATGTGAGTTTCTTTTCCTTAGTATTTTATCCTGCTCTGTGTGAACTTTGTAGACTCATTACATTTCCTTTAACTTATTGATGGTATGCAATAACAAAGcttcaaaatatatttatatagatttttttttattgactGTCTTAAGTATTTGAGATCATGCTCTTTACTTTGTGGTTGCTACCATGTTCTACTTTCAGCCTCCCATACTGGTTGGACAAGGGTTATTGTTGAAAAGCCCTTCGGGAAGGATTTAGGTTCTTCAGAGGAACTGAGTTCCCAACTTGGAGAGCTTTTTAATGAACAACAACTTTATAGAATCGACCACTATTTAGGAAAGGAGTTGGTCCAAAACTTGGTAATTTGTGTGCTCTTGTTTATCAGTCTATATTTTCTGCGTGCAAATGTTTTTCATATTGCCATCTATTTGCAGCTCGTCCTTCGCTTTGCAAATCGCTTCTTTTTGCCCCTCTGGAATCGGGATAACATTGCTAACGTACAGGTAATGTCCTTTCCTTAGATTGTTAGCTCACCTCCATTTGTCATTCTGCTTTCTAGATTTTGTTTATATCAATCTTATGCCTCTTCCTTTGCTGTTTGTTAAAAACTTAAAGAGTTTGATCTTAGAATAGTTAAAGAATTTCGTAATTATGACAGTCTGTGCTTGCATGTAACAAACCTATAATGCAGATTGTATTCAAGGAGGACTTTGGGACTGATGGACGTGGAGGATATTTTGACCAATATGGGTATGTTGGAAGTAACTACTTTTGAAAGCAAGTTATGATGCTGAATGCTTTTCGTTTCTAGCACATGTGATTTTAGCTGATCACCTCTATTTTTTGCAAATGGTGCACCACTTGTCCTAATAAGTATTTCTAACATGTTCAGTTCTGCATTTCATAATGCTCAAGTTGCAGATTTCTTGTTGTCTATTTATTCTTTACAAAACACGCTTAAAGTTCATTCCACTTTGTGATaccatttatttttctgaattcaAACTCCATTCATCTGCCGTAGTCTCTCCTATTATTGACGGATATAAGACAAAAACTTGCTGGATATGGTGTTTATATGATGTATTACTTGAAGAGTTACTTTTGTAGCACTGACCTCACTTTTGTTGCTACAGTATCATTCGGGACATCATTCAGAACCATTTACTGCAGGTACATGCAGTCCTGATATGAATCTACAGTAGCCATCATTTACTTCGGGAATTGCTGAATATTTTACTTGCAATTATTCATAACAGTTAATACTTTATAGTATTGCTATTATTTCTTGCGAATTCACAAAAGACTTGTATAAGaatatatacaaatccacgtcacttatttcaggaccgAGAGAGTACATAAATTCATTGATAGGTAGAGAGTTTGATACAAAAGATTGCATTAAGCATAGATCGTGACACCAGAGATTAGACACACACACTCTATCAAAGAACAGGCCCGTATAGCATTGCTGTTCTTATGTTTAATCTTCTGGGAAGGGCAGAGGGCCAGAGGAACTACCTGTCATGCATTAGAACTGCTAAAACATAATGCTGATGTTTTCAGGAATTGAGAGTTTTGATTATTGATCTCATCTGCAGGTGTTCTGCTTGGTGGCCATGGAAAAGCCTGTCTCTCTTAGCCCTGAGCACATAAGAGATGAGAAAGTCAAGGTTCTTGCATCTCTTTAAGTTCATCAGATTATACTACATACTGTATTTCAGTTCTACTTAATAGAAAATCTACCTTTGGACTTCTGGTTTGATACCGATGTGCCAACTCCATATTACCATTGCTTAGAATTATTCCCATTATGCGTTTTCATATTGCACTGTCAGGTTCTGCAATCAGTGGACTCTATAAAGCACGACGAGGTAGTCCTTGGGCAATATGATGGCTACAAGGATGACCCTACAGTACCAAATGAATCCAACACGCCTACTTTTGCATCTGTTGTACTGAGGGTACACAATGAGAGATGGGAGGGTACGTTTTACTACTTACAGGATTATTTACTTATTCGAAAGCTCAAATGTCACATGAAATATTTATTAATCCAATCTCCACACTTTTTTCATCTGAACCGCCTCTTTTTCTTGGTCAGAGTTTTACAATGTTAAATATGCTGCATTGCTTTCATGAAATATTTGCAGcacagttttttcttttggtcaGAAAATTTCCATTGTGCATATCAGTATTGTGATAACAAAAATTAAGCTGCATTGCAAACAGAGCACTCCCAAACCTCTGGGTCCCCATATATATTGTTGAGTACTGACATTTCTTTAAATAATTGTGTTGTAGGAGTTCCTTTCATTCTCAAGGCTGGTAAAGCACTAAACTCTAAGAAAGCAGAGATACGTGTGCAGTTCAAGGATGCTCCGGGTGATATTTTTAGATGTATGTGCTGACACTTTTGTCATTTACAAATGTGCTGTTATCAAGTTTGTTCTTGCAAAAGCCACAGCCTGATTTGAGATACTACTTTCTTCTGGAATATCTCAGTCAAGAGTTAGTGGGAATTGTGGCCGTAGGGAGGACAAATTATGCTGCGATTATCATACCTTACGGTACTTAATGACTAAATAGGATACTCCAAGTTCTCACTATattactttttttcttctagaatACAATTCCCACTATATTACTGAGAAATGTGGAATATGCCCGACATTTTGATATGAATGTGAGTACTCGATTAAAATGTGTAATGACGTGATACCTTAGTATGAGCACACTCCCTGCAGAAATTACCACAATGAACAAGCATGAGATGAATTGCCACATGCTAGGATACTAAATTTGGCTAAGCCCATTGCTTTCAGTTTGACCTTAGTACCTTGCTAATTAGTATAattgttgtttgtttgatACAGGTTAACCCTGATTGTGTGCTTAGTACCTTTGTAGAGGAATCGGAATTGACAATTTTCTCATGAGTAATAGAGATGCATCATAAGTTCAAACTTGTTAATTTAGAACTGTTAATGATAATCATCGTGAGTCATCGAATGGAGAAATCTGGCATAAATCATAAGGTTAATAGGAAAAATGTATCGTAAGACTTGACTAAAAGGGGCTCAGTTATGTCCAGCACAGTTTTCGTGTAAAAAATtgtcttatactccctctgtccaacaaaggatgtctcaactttgactaaatttgaatgcatctatacactaagtcatgtctagatacatccaaattttaacaaacttgagacatcttttgttggacggaggaaataatacttttttttttgttattacTGCCATGGATTTTTTTATCAATACAAGTCctttcactcttttttttgttccttccTAATGCTGGTATACAAAGCTCTGCTTATATTTACCATCTTAAAGGCAAGAAACAGGGAAGGAATGAATTTGTTATACGCCTGCAGCCATCAGAAGCCATGTATATGAAATTAACTGTATGTGCAGCTACTTCCCTAAACTCCGATACTTgcgattttttattttggtcaAAAATAAGATGTACTGTAGTAGGCTTGTCAACTGATATTTGTCTAAACAAACTGCATGAACTTTGGCAGGTCAAGAAACCAGGGCTAGAAATGGCAACCGAACAAAGCGAACTAGATTTATCCTATGGGCTACGGTACCAAGATGTAAAAATTCCAGAAGCATATGAGCGTCTCATCTTGGACACGTATGTGCTGCTCCATTATTCATCCTTCTGCTAAATTTGTTTGATACACATTCAATTATCTGCACGTTTTACGCCTTTTACCTATCAATTTATATGACCTGAAAATTTCTCACCTGTTGTCTGAAAGAACAGCCATTACTCTCATTCTACTAACTGATACTGATAATATGTTTTGGCAGGATAAGAGGTGATCAGCAACACTTTGTTCGCCGAGATGAACTGAAGGTTTGTACCTCGTGCCATTTACATCTGCACTCCCTTTGCAGTGGATTCTATGTGAACCTGACATTGCGTTTCATCAGGCTGCCTGGGAGATCTTCACTCCTTTGCTGCACGACATCGATGCTGGCAAGCTGCAGGCTCTGCCATACCAAACAGGAAGCCGAGGCCCTCCAGAGGCTGATGAGTTGAGCAAGAAGATTGGGTATGTGCAGACCCATGGTTATGTCTGGGCATCACCTACTCTCGCAAAATTCTAGCTGTTACCAACTGCGGTTCAACTAGACAAGGGTTCTGGGTACATAACAATAATCACTTGAGGAAATCAATTTGGCCTGTAACACTGGAGAGCCTTTATAGCAAGAACTTTCTTTTTGCCGAAACAGTGGGCATTTGCGATTTGAAATAAAAGAGATCATGTTCAATGTTCAGGGTTTAGTTGTTCGGTTTTGCCTGACAACCTTCCGAAGCTCCAGTTTGTTCAACTTTTCGGTCGTTACACATCCCGAACTGTGCCACTGGCCCAAAATTAATCCACCGGGCACCATACAAGAACTCTGCAAAACCAAATTTGGAGCTAAAATGTGCACACAGCAAAAGTGCATGTGTCAGTCAGGTTAAAGTATCGGCACACCATGCAGCAGGTGTGGTTAGCAAATCTCAAAATCAAGGGCTACAGTACTGCCATGTTGCTGCATTCAGGTTGCAACATTGTTGAAAACAGCACAAAAACTAAACTGTAACCTTGGACCATGATAACAAGAAGGTACTCCATTCCAGAAACAATATGAAGGACAACATTGTACAGTTCATGAAGGCATTCAAAGTTACCAAAGAGCAGTTAATTGCACTTCCTGTCCCTAACCTTATAGCACAAGTTCAAGTTTAGAAATACATGGAGaagttcaaagaaaaaaaaagattccaACAAACAAAGATAGCATCAAGCATAgtaacaaatactccctccgtcccatgttaactgacgaaatattacatgtatacattcatatttgatcaaatttgagtcacttaatatgggacagagggagtatgtcaTATGTTTGGCTCCACATTCATAATAAatatactacttcctccgatcggtattacttgtctcaaatttgcccaaatacggatgtatctatgtgtagaaagcgtttagatacatgtaatatttggtcAAGTAATtccgatcggagggagtagtatatctGATTAACAATTTTGACACTTGATTCAGGATCAACATATATCCTCAGCGCTACAATAGTTGACCCAAATCTAATAAGCATAATTAATAAtcttccaaaataagtgaaatGCAGAACAAATAAAAGTCATCTGCAGTCTTCTTAACAACAGCAATATAAGCCTAAATCCTCAGGAGAGCGCAGCCTGTGATACTCCCTCGACAACGCGTCATTGGTGATCCTGGTCGCCAAGTTGGCCTCTCACTTGTGACATTCAAGATATCAAGATCAGATAGTGGCTTAATGCACTGATTTCTCGGCCCAGGCCCGATCACTCCCCCAAACAAACATATGCTGTCTCTTAAACCAATCATCCCAAAACCAATTCTGCTTTGGAATCCAGACGCACAAGGAACCATCTTATCAGAGAAATTCTCCCCACGCTGCTTCATAATGCAACTGTTGCTCAGCACATAAAGCTCCCCACCAACCATTGCCATTGGGCCTTGCAGCCAAGAGCAGTCCTCAACTGCCCAATAACCGCCGCCATCTTCCAGAATCTGAACTGTTGATATACCTTTATGAAACACATGCATCTTATCCTTGATGACAAGACCAGAGCATGCGGACGGGTGTGCATGATGGAGGTCAGGGAGGGACTCCCATGTGTCAGCTTCAGGATCATAAATCTCAGCCTCCGATATCGATTTGCGGCAGTTTGTCAAGCCCCCTGCAACAATTATCTTCCCATCCAATGCACAGCAAGCAAACATAGCTCGAGCTACAAGCATTGGAGCCCTTTGTGTCCACAAACGGTGGAGAGGATCATAAGACCAAACCTCATTGCTCGCAAAGATTGTGTCATGGTCTCCTGTAAGAGGATCGACTCTATCACTGCCACCACCAATTACATAGAGTCTGCCAGCAACTGATGCCACTCCAAAACGGGCAATATTCCTAATCTGAGACGGCATGATAGGCAGAGTTATCCACTTGTCCCGGAGAGGATCATAAAGTTGCCAAACATTTTCAGGTTCAAATGCTAACACACATAGCAATTCTTCTGCCGCACCAATCTGATTCCGAACATTGAGAAGCTCACCACTGCAAACGGATGCCCTCCAAGAGCGGCAAACCAGCTGGAGAACAGGATGGAATACAAATGGGACACGAGCAAGGCACTGGAGAGCAACTTCATTAGGAAGACCATCGAGTAAGGTTGACACCATTGTGCACTCAACCATATTATCTCTACAGGACGAAGCCACAAGACCTATGAGTcctgaaaatatatatcaagtTCAGATTACACAGTAAACAAAAACAGGAAAGTAGAACCAACATAAATGATTGGGCATTCGTCTATAAATATCATTCACATAGACATGTGCTATGAAACATGGAATGATGGGAAACTAATTCAAACTTAAATCAACAGTAAGCacaaatttaattaaaatatccAAAGTGAAGTTGAAGATGAGGCTGAAGGGCATATCACATAGGATTATCGTGTAAACAAATGACTATGAATAGATCAAACTTGGTAGGGATCCTCCTAGGGCACAGCAGAGTTCTTATTTAACAACCGTTGTGGTACAAAGCTGATAAATATATAATTGTAGTTATAATGCCTAAGGACAAAGGGAATTTTACCCCAGTAATCATCAATGTCTACATCAACAATGAAAGGACTAGCATTAGCCAAGTTTATTAAGGTATCTGTCAACTTTATCCCCTTTAAA includes:
- the LOC100835655 gene encoding F-box/kelch-repeat protein SKIP30; translation: MVECTMVSTLLDGLPNEVALQCLARVPFVFHPVLQLVCRSWRASVCSGELLNVRNQIGAAEELLCVLAFEPENVWQLYDPLRDKWITLPIMPSQIRNIARFGVASVAGRLYVIGGGSDRVDPLTGDHDTIFASNEVWSYDPLHRLWTQRAPMLVARAMFACCALDGKIIVAGGLTNCRKSISEAEIYDPEADTWESLPDLHHAHPSACSGLVIKDKMHVFHKGISTVQILEDGGGYWAVEDCSWLQGPMAMVGGELYVLSNSCIMKQRGENFSDKMVPCASGFQSRIGFGMIGLRDSICLFGGVIGPGPRNQCIKPLSDLDILNVTSERPTWRPGSPMTRCRGSITGCALLRI
- the LOC100835037 gene encoding glucose-6-phosphate 1-dehydrogenase, cytoplasmic isoform, giving the protein MSGGSTRSSTSSGRISSTTLSDLKDLELSPESGCLSIVVLGASGDLAKKKTFPALFNLFQQGFLQSGEVHIFGYARSNISDDGLRERIRGYLKGASEEHLSQFLKLIKYVSGSYDSSEGFELLNKAISWNETSEKNQPGNYRRLFYLALPPSVYPSVCKMIRTYCMAPSSHTGWTRVIVEKPFGKDLGSSEELSSQLGELFNEQQLYRIDHYLGKELVQNLLVLRFANRFFLPLWNRDNIANVQIVFKEDFGTDGRGGYFDQYGIIRDIIQNHLLQVFCLVAMEKPVSLSPEHIRDEKVKVLQSVDSIKHDEVVLGQYDGYKDDPTVPNESNTPTFASVVLRVHNERWEGVPFILKAGKALNSKKAEIRVQFKDAPGDIFRCKKQGRNEFVIRLQPSEAMYMKLTVKKPGLEMATEQSELDLSYGLRYQDVKIPEAYERLILDTIRGDQQHFVRRDELKAAWEIFTPLLHDIDAGKLQALPYQTGSRGPPEADELSKKIGYVQTHGYVWASPTLAKF